The window GCACCAAGTCCTAATGCCTCTAGCTGTTTTTCTTTTAGCTTTAACTCCATCCCAATCTTTAACGAGTATAAGGTCACATTAAAGGAGTGTGAAAAAATATAATGATCATAAATCATAACCTCGGATAATAAAGAAAGCAACTCTTTACTTCCCTTTAGCTCAGATAGTACCGAGTGAATAACTCCCTTAAACTCCTTTGTTGATTTTTCAAGTATATAGGCATGCTCGATTGGTTTACCCGACTTTATTTGTTTGAATGTATTCTCAATTGATTTGATGGACTTGTTATGTATCTTGTCCGAAACTGTATTTTTAGATTTAATATCCTTCGTTCGTCGATCTGCAATATACAAAAAAGTAATGCCGAGCTCTTGTAAGCGTCGAATCATTCCACTAGTTAATGGTATACCTTGATTTATCAGTATGTTCCCTTTTTCGTTAAAAACAGCTTTGTCCAAAATCATTCCGGGCTTTAAGTATTTCGTTGATACTAAACGCATTAGCCTACCCCTTATTCTCCGCAAATCCATAATATTAGTATAGTATATACCAACTTTACAAGGAAATAGAAATTTTTACTTAAAATCCTTTATATACACAGCAGAACCTGCCAATATCGTATTGGCAGGTTTTTATATGAACTACTTTAATCTCTATTATTTAAAGCATTTTAATTAAAGCTTCTCTACCGATGGTGCCTACAGAAATGCCGAGGTTCTCCGCTTCATGTGTTACCGATTCAAGAGGAGCATCTAGAAGTTGTTCAATTGTTCTAACCCCAACTGCTCTTCCTGCAATGATACCACGGTCCTTTAGCTTCTCATTTAGCAAGCCAACATCCAAAGCACCACACATAATATAGCCTTTTTCTGTTGTAACGGCCATAAAATTAGTTTTAGGAAGTTTTACAGTAATAGCCGTGAACTGATGTCCATCGATTATAATTGGTGTCATCGTTACCATTATTCACACCCCTTTCCTCCATATCAATTTATGATGAAGGAAAGAAAACCGTTCATAGTTCTATGTGTTTTTTAATAATTTCCACTGTAATAGATCTCTCAGCATTTCTGGAAGGTAATATTGCTTTTCCTTAGAATGAGAAATCTCTGGATACAACCCTCCAAAAGTAAACATATCAAGTGTCGCAACTATATATTCTCGCTCAGGGTTTATCGCCTCACCATTGACTAAAATTGAGGTAACATGTGGAAGCCCGTCAGCCATAACTACAGTTTCCACCTCAACACCTGCATACACCATTTTACCGAGTACTTTTCCTCGGAAACCAAACCCTTTCATCTTTAACTGTTCCATTCTCGGAGTCGCTGCTTGAAGAATTACTTCTTTCAACTGATCTCCTTTAAGATGTACCTTACAGGGGTTGATTGGATGAGGACAAATGCGGTGTAGGTCCCCTAGCGTTACTTTTCCTCTAGGTAAGGAATCTAATAAAACGCCCGCATTAATCATACCAATTTCACCCTCACACCATTCCCGGATAGCCTCAGCTAACAAATTAGCTAAGGTCGAGGGTTTATACCATTCTACCTCTAAAGGGGAGTCAATATAGGCGACTTCTTTACTAAGCACTCTAGAAGCCCTCTCTGCCTCCTCCTGTAGTGTCGAAAGAGTTTCATAACATTCTTCTTGGCCTTCTATTGAGACCACTTTAGGCTCAATGCTACTGATTTTATTAGCGGTTGTATCAATAGTGAGCTTAACATACCCTACATTCATGCCAAATTTCCCAGCACCACAAAGGATTGTATTTTCAACTTCTTCTCCATCTGGAAGTAGGTGATGAGTATGAGCCCCTAATATAAGATCAACGCCTTCAACTTCTCTAGCAATTCGCTCGTCATCATTAATACCAAGGTGAGAAAGTAAAATGATACAATCTGCGCCCTGCTGCTTAACCTCCTGAATTAGTGAAGGTACTATTTCGAAGGGAGAGACTACATCCCAACCAAGAAGTTGATAAAATTTTTGAAAAGGAACCGTAAGACCAATGAGACCTATGTTGATGCCAGCTGATGATTTGTGTATTGAATATGGTTTAACCCAAGAAGGAGTTCGCCCATTTTGTTCAAATAAATTTGAAACTAGAACTGAAAAATTTGCTTCTGAATATAAGGAGTCTAACTGATCCTTTGATAAAGTAATCCCCTCATTATTACCAATGGTTGCATAGTTATATCCTAACTCATTCATTAATCGAACATTAGCCTTACCGAGCGTTGCTTCTGTAATAGGATGAAAGCGATCCATATGGTCCCCAATATCTAATACAATCATCTCCTCTTGTTCACGTTGATGCACTTCTCTTCTCTGCTTAATATAACTCACAACTTTAGGCCAATTTTCAAAATGACTATGTAAGTCATTAATATGGTATAGATGAATATGTTTCATGTTTACACCTCAACTATTATAGAAGACCATCTATAATCATTCTCAATCCAAAAATAAATAAAAACAATCTTAGTAATCGTACGACAGTAACTGGTTTTAATCTTGTGTTAATATAGACCCCGATCTTTGCTCCTAGATATGCACCTGGAACTAGCATAATTGTTAAGAGCCAGTCAATATTCCCAAGAAACAGATGTGTTAATGAACTTGTGAAAGAGGAAAGTAAAATCATGAACATCGAGGTTGCTACGGCTATATGTGGTGGAAACCTGAACAGTAATAGCATCGCAGGTACCATTAGAGCACCTCCGCCAATCCCAAATATTCCAGATGTAAAACCTACCACAAAAGAGATGAAAACTGCTAACGGCAAATGGTATCCATACTCATAAGTAGTTCCATCGCGATCAATATATACTTTTTTTAAGCTATTACTATTGGAGGATCGTGTAATAGGACTTAATCGATTTTGCATAAAAAGAAGAAAAGAAATGAGGATAATAAAAAGGCCAAAATATAATGAAAATGTTGTGGCATTTAAATATCCATTCACCCATGACCCAAACACTCCACCTGGTCCACTGCCTATAAAAAACAGGAGACCGCTTTTTATATCCACATTACCCTTTTTATAATAACTAAGAGTAGAAGATAAACCAGTCGCTATTACCGCTACCAAAGAGGTACCTACGGCTAGTTGAGGTGTCATATCACCAATTAACCCGTAGCTTCCTAGGTATAGTAATGCAGGGACAACGATTACTCCACCACCTAGTCCCATCAGACTTCCAATAATTCCTCCAACAAGTCCTACTATAAACAATATGAACCATTCCATATATTAAACCGTCCTTAGAAAGAATTAGCAAGTGCTTCCTTGGAGGAAGGCGATTGCTTAGTCTTTTATGCGTTAGAGAAGTTAATACTTATCCTATTAACTAAAGGCTCTTTTCTAAAAAATTGTTGCTTTTCAATCACATATGTCCAAGAATTCTCCTTTTTTATCTGTAAAATCGAGTTTTACTAGTTAGAAAAGAGCAACTTTCTCTATTTAAAGCACGGGACAATGTACTACCAAGTAAAAATCCGGATTTTAGGATTTTTACGAAAGCAACAATCTATACGAAAATAGCCTAACTAAAATAGGTTTAGCTGTCGTGGTGCCAATCCGTCGTAATCAATCCCCAGAAGTTTCATCAACTGCTTTGCATTATCAGCAGCATCTCCTCCAGAATTATTATTAAACAGTATGTATAGCTCTTTGCTTTCCTTGTTTAACTCTTGTATTCTGTCCACCCATTCTAGTAGTTCTTTTTCATTATACCGATATAAATATCGAACCTCACGCCAATTGGCTCCATTAGGCTTTGTCCATCCATGAACATTTCGACCATGAAAACGAATAAGTGTTTGATCCTTAGACGTTGCTTCTAGCACCATAGGAATAGAGCCAGAACCCGCCTGAGGCTCATCACATATACTATGAATCCATCCTTCTTCTCTCATAAATAAAATGGTCTTATCTCTCATTGCCCCAGTAAACCAAGATTGATGTCGGAACTCTAATGCACAGGGGAGCTCATTCATCTTACTTTTACAATATCGTAAGTATTGTACATTCTCTTTATTGCACTCAAACCAAGGGGGAAACTGGAATAGAATCATTGCCAATTTACCTTGTTCCTGATAAATACTAGCTGATTCAATAAAAGCATCAAACATTTCATCAGTCGCTTTAAAAGGAAGCTCTCCCCGCTGGTGTCCCGTCATCCCTTGATAAGCTTTAACTATAAACTTAAAAGTAGCTGGAGTTTCCTTCAACCAACGTTCAGTATTTTTACGAGGTTGAATCGCATAAAAAGAAGCATCCACTTCTACTATAGGAAAATGCCCAGCATAGGCTTGTAATTTATCTCGTGGTGAAATGGGTGTCTCATAGAGCGAATCTTGATCTCCCCATCCGGTTACACCAATATAAATCATGAAGACTAACTCCTTTAATTAATATCTACTTAATATGATAACTTAAAGGTTAAATACTTCAAACAATTAGGGATTATTTCTTTTATGTAAAGGGGTTTTGGTGTTTTATAAGGGGGATGAAGGGCATATCGTTTGTTGTATTAGGATCACCGGAGTTGAATTTTAATTTTATGCATCACTTTTCGGCGTTTATGCACCAAAATTTAAATATATGCACCATTTTCAGGATTTATGCGCCAAATTTTACTTATATGCGTCAATTTCGGGATTTATGCGCCAAATAATGATTCCGCACCCAAACGAACCCACCAAAAACCAAACAAAAGCTCGCTTCAAGAGAAGCGAGCTTTTCCAAACTATTATTAACCAATAGAACCTTCCATCTCGAACTTAATCAGACGGTTCATTTCAACAGCATATTCCATTGGAAGTTCTCTCGTAAATGGTTCAATGAAGCCCATAACGATCATTTCAGTTGCTTCTTGCTCAGAGATACCACGGCTCATTAGATAGAATAACTGTTCTTCTGATACCTTCGATACCTTTGCTTCGTGTTCAAGTGAAATGTTGTCGTTTAGGATTTCGTTGTATGGAATCGTATCTGAAGTAGATTCGTTGTCCATGATTAATGTGTCACATTCGATATTTGAACGTGCTCCATCCGCATTACGACCAAAGTGTACAATTCCACGATATGTTACTTTACCGCCCTGCTTAGAGATTGATTTAGAAACAATCGTAGAAGATGTGTTTGGTGCTAAATGTAGCATTTTAGCTCCAGCATCTTGATGCTGTCCTTTACCTGCTAATGCGATTGATAAAGTCATACCACGAGCACCTTCACCCTTAAGGATGACTGCTGGGTATTTCATTGTAAGCTTGGAACCGATGTTTCCATCAATCCATTCCATCGTCGCATTTGCTTCACAAACTGCACGCTTTGTAACAAGATTGTATACGTTATTTGCCCAGTTCTGGATCGTTGTATAACGGCAGTACGCATCCTTCTTGATGATGATTTCAACTACCGCACTGTGTAAAGAGTTTGTCGTATACACTGGTGCTGTACAACCTTCAACATAGTGAACATGTGCGCCTTCATCAACGATGATTAAAGTACGTTCAAATTGCCCCATGTTTTCAGAGTTGATACGGAAGTATGCTTGTAAAGGTGTGTCTACCTTAATTCCTTTTGGAACATAGATGAATGATCCACCAGACCATACTGCAGAGTTTAACGCAGAAAACTTATTATCTGCAGGCGGAATTACTTTTCCAAAATGCTCACGGAAAAGATCTTCATTTTCCTTAAGAGCAGTGTCGGTATCTTTGAACACAATTCCTAGATCTTCTAGATCCGATTGCATGTTGTGATAAACAACCTCTGATTCATACTGTGCAGAAACACCGGCAAGATACTTTTGTTCAGCTTCTGGAATACCAAGCTTATCAAATGTTGCCTTGATTTCTTCTGGTACTTCATCCCATGAACGCTCAGACTTTTCTGAAGGCTTTACATAATAAGTAATCTCATCAAAGTTTAAGCTTGCCATATCTCCGCCCCACTGAGGCATAGGCATTTTATAAAATTGCTCTAATGACTTCAGACGGAAGTCAAGCATCCATTGTGGTTCATTCTTCATACGTGAGATTTCTTCAACAATCTCTTTTGTAAGTCCACGCTTTGATCGGAAAATGGAAACATCTTTATCCGCAAAGCCATATTTGTAATCACCGATTTCAGGTGCTTTTTTAGCCATTTATCGTTCCCTCCGTTCGATTTAGAAAAGCGGAAGCACCCCGTTCAGCCCCGACAAGCAAATGTTCCTTGGACAAAGAAAAGGTGATTTTCCTTTTATTTGTCCAAGGGTTATTTGACCTCGAGGGGCTGGGTGCTGTAGCTAGACAAGTCTATTTACCCACTTTTGTGTTGAATTAATTCTCTTGACTATGAATCCCTTTTTCCATGGCCTTCCATGCTAGGGTGGCACACTTGATTCGGGCCGGGAACTTAGAAACTCCTTGAAGAGCCTCTATATCTCCTAAGTCTATACTATCATCATATTCCTTACTCTGCATGATGTCCGAGAATATTTTCGATAGCTCTAAGGCAGTGTCTATAGTTTGCCCTTTAATAGCTTGTGTCATCATGGATGCAGATGAAAGAGAAATCGAACAACCTTCACCATCAAATTTAACCTCTTCTACTTTACCATCGACCACTTTCATATGGATCTGAATTCGATCTCCACAAGTAGGATTATTCATATCAATGGTGATATTTCCATCCTCAAGAGATCCTTTATTTCTAGGATTCTTATAATGATCCATTATAACCTGTCTGTAAAGAGTATCTAAATTATTAAAAGACATTGCTGAAATACTCCTTTGTCTTTATTAATCCATTTACTAGCTGATCAATTTCATCTTCAGTATTATAAAGATAAAAGCTTGCCCTTGCAGTAGCTGAAACTTTCAGCCATTTCATTAGAGGTTGAGCACAGTGATGACCGGCTCTAACAGCAATGCCCTCTGCGTCTAGAACAGTAGCCACATCATGAGGATGAACATCATCCATCGTGAATGTAACAAGTCCCGTTCTTTCCTTAGGTCCATAAATCTTTAGACCTTCAATCTCAGCCATACGTTCAGAAGCATATTTAGCAAGCTTTTGATCATGAGCATTGATATTATCTAACCCAATTTCCTCTAAGAAATCTATGGCAGCGCCAAGTCCAATTGCACCTGCAATGATAGGCGTACCAGCTTCAAATTTCCAAGGAAGCTCTTTCCAAGTTGAATCTTGAAGCTCAACGAAATCTATCATCTCTCCACCAAATTCAACAGGTTCCATCTTTTCAAGAAGCTGTTTCTTTCCGTAAAGGACACCGATTCCAGTTGGTCCACACATTTTATGACCAGAAAAAGCAAAGAAATCACAGTTTAAATCTTGAACATCAATCTTCATATGCGGTGTACTTTGTGCCCCGTCGACTACCATAATCGCTCCGTTTTGATGAGCAATTTCAGTTAGTTCTTTGATTGGGTTAATGACACCAAGTACGTTTGAAACATGCATAATGGAAACAATCTTTGTATTAGACGTAATTGTATTTCTTGCCTCTTCTAATGAGATGGATCCATCCTCTTGAAGTGGAAGGTACTTTAGAGTAGCTCCAGTTTTCTTCGCAACCTGTTGCCAAGGGATTATATTACTATGGTGCTCCATATACGTGATGACAATTTCATCCCCGCTTTTTAGTGTTTCACGGGCATAGCTTGTAGCCACTGTATTAAGAGCTGTAGTCGTCCCACGTGTAAAGATAATTTCTTCCATTGAGGATGCGTTGATAAATTTTCTAATCTTTTCTCTTGCACCTTCATAGCCATCTGTTGCACGTGTCCCTAGAGTGTGAACTCCTCTATGAACATTCGAGTTGTACTCTTTGTAATACTTTTCAAGAGCTTCAATCACTCGGAGCGGTTTTTGAGAAGTAGCCGCACTATCTAGATAGACAAGCTTTTTACCATTTACCTGCTGATCCAAAATAGGGAACTGACTACGGATATACTTGATATCCATTAGCGTACTTTCCTTTCAATGATCTCGACTAGCTGCTTTTTAACTCCTTCAATAGGTAGTTCGTTAACAACTGGTGCAAGGAAACCATGAATAACAAGACGCTCTGCTTCTCTTTGTGGAATTCCACGGCTCATTAGATAGTAAAGCTGTAAAGGATCAACGCGACCAACCGATGCAGCATGTCCTGCTGTAACATCATCTTCGTCGATTAGAAGAATTGGATTCGCATCTCCTCTAGCCTTTTCACTTAACATAAGAACACGTGAAGACTGTTCAGCATTTGACTTAGTCGCACCGTGCTCTATTTTTCCAATTCCATTAAAGATAGAGGAAGCAGCATCTTTTACAACACCATGCTTCAGGATTTGACC of the Bacillus mesophilus genome contains:
- a CDS encoding sulfite exporter TauE/SafE family protein, whose protein sequence is MEWFILFIVGLVGGIIGSLMGLGGGVIVVPALLYLGSYGLIGDMTPQLAVGTSLVAVIATGLSSTLSYYKKGNVDIKSGLLFFIGSGPGGVFGSWVNGYLNATTFSLYFGLFIILISFLLFMQNRLSPITRSSNSNSLKKVYIDRDGTTYEYGYHLPLAVFISFVVGFTSGIFGIGGGALMVPAMLLLFRFPPHIAVATSMFMILLSSFTSSLTHLFLGNIDWLLTIMLVPGAYLGAKIGVYINTRLKPVTVVRLLRLFLFIFGLRMIIDGLL
- the sufB gene encoding Fe-S cluster assembly protein SufB encodes the protein MAKKAPEIGDYKYGFADKDVSIFRSKRGLTKEIVEEISRMKNEPQWMLDFRLKSLEQFYKMPMPQWGGDMASLNFDEITYYVKPSEKSERSWDEVPEEIKATFDKLGIPEAEQKYLAGVSAQYESEVVYHNMQSDLEDLGIVFKDTDTALKENEDLFREHFGKVIPPADNKFSALNSAVWSGGSFIYVPKGIKVDTPLQAYFRINSENMGQFERTLIIVDEGAHVHYVEGCTAPVYTTNSLHSAVVEIIIKKDAYCRYTTIQNWANNVYNLVTKRAVCEANATMEWIDGNIGSKLTMKYPAVILKGEGARGMTLSIALAGKGQHQDAGAKMLHLAPNTSSTIVSKSISKQGGKVTYRGIVHFGRNADGARSNIECDTLIMDNESTSDTIPYNEILNDNISLEHEAKVSKVSEEQLFYLMSRGISEQEATEMIVMGFIEPFTRELPMEYAVEMNRLIKFEMEGSIG
- a CDS encoding bifunctional metallophosphatase/5'-nucleotidase, with amino-acid sequence MKHIHLYHINDLHSHFENWPKVVSYIKQRREVHQREQEEMIVLDIGDHMDRFHPITEATLGKANVRLMNELGYNYATIGNNEGITLSKDQLDSLYSEANFSVLVSNLFEQNGRTPSWVKPYSIHKSSAGINIGLIGLTVPFQKFYQLLGWDVVSPFEIVPSLIQEVKQQGADCIILLSHLGINDDERIAREVEGVDLILGAHTHHLLPDGEEVENTILCGAGKFGMNVGYVKLTIDTTANKISSIEPKVVSIEGQEECYETLSTLQEEAERASRVLSKEVAYIDSPLEVEWYKPSTLANLLAEAIREWCEGEIGMINAGVLLDSLPRGKVTLGDLHRICPHPINPCKVHLKGDQLKEVILQAATPRMEQLKMKGFGFRGKVLGKMVYAGVEVETVVMADGLPHVTSILVNGEAINPEREYIVATLDMFTFGGLYPEISHSKEKQYYLPEMLRDLLQWKLLKNT
- a CDS encoding DUF72 domain-containing protein, with the translated sequence MIYIGVTGWGDQDSLYETPISPRDKLQAYAGHFPIVEVDASFYAIQPRKNTERWLKETPATFKFIVKAYQGMTGHQRGELPFKATDEMFDAFIESASIYQEQGKLAMILFQFPPWFECNKENVQYLRYCKSKMNELPCALEFRHQSWFTGAMRDKTILFMREEGWIHSICDEPQAGSGSIPMVLEATSKDQTLIRFHGRNVHGWTKPNGANWREVRYLYRYNEKELLEWVDRIQELNKESKELYILFNNNSGGDAADNAKQLMKLLGIDYDGLAPRQLNLF
- a CDS encoding cysteine desulfurase, whose amino-acid sequence is MDIKYIRSQFPILDQQVNGKKLVYLDSAATSQKPLRVIEALEKYYKEYNSNVHRGVHTLGTRATDGYEGAREKIRKFINASSMEEIIFTRGTTTALNTVATSYARETLKSGDEIVITYMEHHSNIIPWQQVAKKTGATLKYLPLQEDGSISLEEARNTITSNTKIVSIMHVSNVLGVINPIKELTEIAHQNGAIMVVDGAQSTPHMKIDVQDLNCDFFAFSGHKMCGPTGIGVLYGKKQLLEKMEPVEFGGEMIDFVELQDSTWKELPWKFEAGTPIIAGAIGLGAAIDFLEEIGLDNINAHDQKLAKYASERMAEIEGLKIYGPKERTGLVTFTMDDVHPHDVATVLDAEGIAVRAGHHCAQPLMKWLKVSATARASFYLYNTEDEIDQLVNGLIKTKEYFSNVF
- a CDS encoding YunC family protein encodes the protein MVTMTPIIIDGHQFTAITVKLPKTNFMAVTTEKGYIMCGALDVGLLNEKLKDRGIIAGRAVGVRTIEQLLDAPLESVTHEAENLGISVGTIGREALIKML
- the sufU gene encoding Fe-S cluster assembly sulfur transfer protein SufU, giving the protein MSFNNLDTLYRQVIMDHYKNPRNKGSLEDGNITIDMNNPTCGDRIQIHMKVVDGKVEEVKFDGEGCSISLSSASMMTQAIKGQTIDTALELSKIFSDIMQSKEYDDSIDLGDIEALQGVSKFPARIKCATLAWKAMEKGIHSQEN